Below is a window of Neodiprion virginianus isolate iyNeoVirg1 chromosome 4, iyNeoVirg1.1, whole genome shotgun sequence DNA.
CTACGCAAATTTCATACAGTCACAGTCAAAAGTTCTTCAAACTTGGCTGACGCAGGTTGGAGAACAGCATTTTCGGATCGTCCTGGGTAAACGAATTTCCTTTGCTTTCGGTCCTGAACTTTTTCGTGTCGAATGTATGTTCCAATATTACAGACAAGGCCAAGCAGAGCGTATGGATCAATGGGAAGCAAATTGACGTTGAGGTGAGACAACTCTGTGAAATAATTCTGGGAGAAAAAGCAACGTCCGTATCAAATTATCACCCTTATATTTCAGAACGAATTTGTCGACGGTGGAGCGGAGATGTTGTTTTCCGTTGGAGGCGCACCGGCTGTCATTAGAGCTCTCAGCTCGGGACACAGAACTACCGGAGTGAGCCACACGCTGTTCTTAAACGGAATCGAGGTCACCGAACAACAATTGCTACCACAGATGGAAACGAGAGCGAgagtgaagaaataaaatctcaCTTATATGTTGCAAGGGTACTTTCAAAGGACCGATGatggcaaaaaaaatgttgatatcTCTACGTGTGCATAAAAATAGTGCCTTATCGTAAAATTACTTCGAGGCAcctaaatttattaaaaatcaccTGTAATGCACCGTTTCAACTATTATCGTAAAAAGGCAAAATATCTCTCCTTGTTCATCTCTAAACTTATCCTGTTCTGACATCCAGACCTTCAATTATTCATGAAATGTGAAACGTGTCAACTGTTCTCATACAAAGGATTTTTTCTGCTCAAATTTTAGGCAGGTATTTTATTACTCTATACATCCATGTGTAATTTAAATACCGAATACGCGGTTGAACcaaacgttgaaaattgaaaatttttcccaattcCTATTcccaattttcatcgattcatTAATCAACCATTATTTCCGCTACAAGAAACTACTTCTCCGAATCCCGTTCACGTGTTCCGAATGCTGGTAAGTTTGTAGAATTGCATGAATCTATCGACAAAACAACGCGATCGATACTGCGGAAATAGCGACAGTGCCATACAAAATTCCTTCATTTCTTAGCAGTCGCGTCGTAGAGGTTAAATCTATTCAGCCTGTCCGGAACAGCGATCGGTTTTAAAATGCAGCGATGAAAGAAAGTAAATTTAATATCTAATAAAGCAACAATCAAAACCCGTGAGAATGTCCTTCCGAAGAGGCAGCATTCTCAGTGTCAGTTCTCGAATGACATTTATGGATGACGAGCCTCACTTTGAGGGTAAGTAAGCTCTTGACTAACACCCTAAAGTAAAATGAACAGTTTCTCCGACTACTCTGCAAATAGTCATCAACGCTCAGCCAAAACCAGGGAGAAAAACAAGGGAAACAGGATCGCATAACGGGCAGAAGTCGTCTTCAGAAACTCGTTCGTGTTACAAATAGGGGTGACAGAGGGTGGAAAGAGCAGAGATGGAGAAGCGGAGAAGAAGGAGATACGCGCCAAGATGTTGGGGCAGTAGAAACAAGGCGGAGGCGGCAGCTTCTGAGGTCGTTATTCCCTCGCTTTCCACCCTCTACTCTCAGACGTTCGTTGTTTTTCTCCACAAATTCATCGCCCCTTGGAGCAGGGTTCGATAACTTGGCGAACCTTCGCCATCCCGCGAACCGTGCAGCTGCTCTCCTTGCATTGAGAGAATCGCAATTGTTCCGATTCTGCTGAATTTTCGCAAATCAATCCAGTCTTGAAACGTGTGGGGCGTTTTGCAGATCTGACTGACGACGAACTGAGAGACACTTTGGAGCAGGCCATTCAACACAATCGATATTTGCAGTTGgagaatgaaatatttgaGAGATACCTTCAGCGGCATGATCCTCAAAGTGTGCAGGGTGAGGTGGTGGAAAGTTGCAATGTTTTCTGAAACCCTGTGCCAGCGACCAAATCCTCCACCAATAATTTCGTACTTTGCAGTGATGACTCAGGTTTTGGAGTCAGCTAAGCATGCACAACGAGTGGCATCTCAAATGATACCTATAGCCTCTGCCCTAAGCTTGACCAGCGAAAAACTGGGCCGTGGAACATCGATGAGTGGAAGTACTTTGACTTTCACCGGTAGTCGCAGGACAATTACAAACCAAATATTGCCGAGAGGGTTTCGGTAGGCATTCGCGCTTTCATTGATCATCGTtgttcgagaaaattttacgagCCTTCTGTCCCCGCAGAATCTCCATTTCGCATCGGATTGAAATGGCCGAAAATGAAATTGCGGAAATGCGAAAATCTCTCGGCGAGTTGGAAACGCTCGCGGCAAAGACGCGTGCTAATCTTAGGGCTCAAATGGAAGAAGTAGATCTACGGATTAGGGAGACAAACGAAGCTAGGGCTGAGCTAGAGGAAAACGTTGTTAAGAATGGCGTTGATCCACTGACAGGAAGAATACCTGCAGAGAAGTTTGTCAGGTGCGTCGAGAGAGTTAATGATTCATATTTCCGTATAATGCTGGTTTTAAATTTCAGATTCATGGAAGAATGGCTGAGGGCGGCTGATGCCATCATAGAAAAACTGCGACTCAAGAGTGCCTCACTCAAAGCGCAAATCAGCAAAGCCAAACATCAGCTGGCCCAAAAGGAAGAACTGGGAGAAACTCTGCATCCCATTGATTTTGAACAACTCGCGATTGAAAATCACAAGTACCAGGAAAAGATCGATAGAAAGAATCACCATCTGCTGCAAATGAAGAAAATCACAGGCACGTATTTATCAATCAAACCAACCGATGTCTCGTTGTTGTGTATCGCGATCACGGTGGTTCAAAGACTAAAATGTATCTCCAGGACGCTGCAGCCTGAGCTTGTCAAACCACAAGCAAAAACTTGCCGAACAAATGGCCGTGTTAAAATCAATCAAGAAAGAAATCGCCCGCAAGCAAGCTCAGATAGAAAAGTTCAACAACGAAGAACACAGGACGGCCATTGATTCGGAAAAAGCTGCTAATCAACTTCGTCAAATAACAGAGTTAATGGGCGAATATACGGTAAGCAAACGAGTTCTGAATTATTTATCGTCAGTTGATCTCTAAACGATGGAGGTatccttgaaaaatttaccgatCGTTAAGGAACTAATATGACAACTTGAAATTGGGTAATGTGTATTTACTCAGTAATTATTGGCAAAAGTTACTATGCAATTTGTTTGAGTTACCACcaataacaattatttcaaGGTGCCCGATCTTATTGAGTTTGTAAAGATGCAAGACGAACTAGCGGAAATGCAACGAACGTACAAGCGATTGCAGAGACACCATGAGGTGCAACAAAACGCCATCAAAGcttttaaaaatcaatcgaaAGCAGAACCCGACATAATCCagtcaaaaaaatataaggaaTCGCGAGTAAAGTATgttataaaaagaaacttaTGCGCAGACATAAGTCTACTATTATTTAACTGAAACGTACCTTACAATTTTCAGATACGAGGTATAAATGTGGGACTAAAATTCAATACAGTGAAGAGAATTGTCGGCAAATTTTCGAATGTCTTTTCACACTACCAAAAATATATCTATCGCAACAAATAGTGTGTAGTAACATAGGGTTACTTTGTTTAAACAAGTTCGATATCTTATTTATTGGTGTATATAGTTGCTCATTACAACGGTCGAGAAAAGTGCATTAAGTATAGTGTGGTTTTCGGTTTATAAATCATAGCTGCTATCGCGGAAATTTCTTCTGAAATTTCGAGATCCCAGTCGGTGAGCCCGACAGCATAACTATAGACTGAACGTTCATCTGCCACCTACTGGATGCTGTGAGACCTGGAAATGTATCGAGCAACCTCAATGCGCAGGGCAAATGCGCCGGTGGCAATGACATCTGTATGCTTCTGTGTATCGAGAGCACACATTCCTCGGTGTGTAAGATTGCTTTAAAGAGCATAGTTGCCGCTTTGAGTTGTCGCGGGAGGGGAGTGAGACTATTTCCACTCCGTGCATAGAGGAGATGCTGCAATGACAAAGTACTCGACATAATGAACTCACAAAGACCCTGCGGCTGTTTCGTCCCATCAAACTCTCGCGAGCAGTTTGGATGACTAGACGCTCGCGGGCGTCGCGGGATGAAGTTACGACTGAAATAAGGTATGTGATTGCGAAGTGATCGCAGTGGGTGCAGATCAGCATAATCAGAGTTCGTGAGAAAGGGCGGAAAGCATAAGCTCGGTATTCGGCCATGAAACCACGTGGAATATCTCTGCTTCTCTTGATCCTCTGCTGCCACGCTATTCTCTCGGGGTCAACGAAGTACCAGCAGACTTCGGCCGACGATGAGGACGACCGGGACGaagacgaggacgaggacgacaGCAGCGAGGGTTACCAAAAACCCGAGGTCGACGACGACGGACGGATATACAAGAACCCGCGAAACTCACCGTCCTCGATGTGCCCCCGAGACGAGGAGCAGGCCGATCGTCTCAACCAGAAGTGTCTGAGGAAGTGCTTGACCGACGAGGACTGCAAgagcaagaagaagaagtgcAGGTGCGACGGTGCTTGCGGTATGTCCTGCATAAAGCCGGACCGCGAGTGTCCCGAGCTCCAAGAAATCTCGTACGCGATGATGACGGTCACGGGTAGATTCTTCGGCGACACCGTGCAGTACGTTTGCGATCCAAGCTACTTCGCCGTCGGTCTTTCGGTGCGTTCCTGCAGGGCGGACGGCCAGTGGACCGGCTCAACGCCGTCCTGTAAAAAGGACAACAACACCTTTTGCGGCGAACCACCGAAGGTCACGAATGCCAGGAACAACGCCCTCCCGGAGCAGACGACCTTTGACCTTGATAGCACTGTGCGGTACTTCTGCAACCATGGATACGCGACCGACGGCTTTCTGATCGCCAAGTGCTTGACCAAAAACAAGAACCCGGCCACCTGGTTTGGTCCCGATATATCCTGCAAGCCAAAAGACTGCGGCCCGCCAACCAACATCGCCAACGGATGGCACGCTGGTAGTTTCCACTGGTACATTAGATTTAGTGCTTGTAGCTGGTTGGTAGACGAGAGCTTTGCGCTGACTCGATGCAGATTGCGCTAGTTTTTCCAGcctcatatttttcttccgaagGTGAATGCTACATCTACAACTGTCGCGTGTCGTACCACTGCGCTCAGGACTTCGAAATGGTTGGTAAAGAAGAGAAGGTCTGCACAGCGGACGGCACCTGGACACCAAAAGAGTCACCGCAGTGCGTTCAGGTAAGAATTCGTAGGTATCCGTGTACCGAATAGAACCACGTTCAGCCCGATGCGCTGGTTCGGTCGGAATTAGTTAAGAAACATTCGTTGGGTTCCAGGTGAGCTCGGTGCAGTGTCCACCGCCTCAAAATCCACGTAACGGAAAGGCCATCTACACCTCATGCGCCTTCAATGCTATTGTGTCCTACGAATGTCGATACGGATTTGCAGTGGTTGGGGACACCACCAGAAGGTGCTTGGCCGACAAAAAATGGTCGGGCGAACCGCCAGTCTGCGAGGAAATCAACTGCGGGGACCCAGGAACGCTGTACAATGGATGGATCGAGAACATTGAATCAGGTAAATTGATTTCGCCATTCGTGAAGCTGGAACTGTCGGTCGATTGTCATTTGCGCAGCAATTCTTCTGATTTTCTGAGACCTTGAGATATGTACCTTCTTTTGTCACTCGAATGTTCGTTCTTCACTGTCGAGCTCTGCTGGTCGACAAGCGATCAAGAGTTCTAGATCCGGCTGCTGACGAAACATTTCCTTTCTGGTATTCCATAGGTACGGGACTAGGTGCAACGATAATATTCCGATGCAATCCGCACATGAAGCTGGAGGGGAACGCCTCATCAGTTTGCCAAATCGATGGACACTGGCGCTACCCGGTACCGCGTTGTCTGGCCCCCTGCATCGttccaaaaatacaaaaaggCCACGTTTCAGTCGCGACTCGTGCAGACGATCGGATAAACAACGTATCAGTGGTCGAACACGGTGAGAGGTTGGTGGTCGACTGTCAAACGAATTACGAGTTCCCCTCGAACAGAACACCGGTCGAATGCAACAACGGTACCTGGACAGTCATTCCACGATGCAAACCGGCCAGGTGTAAACAGATGCCAAGAGTCCCTCGGAACGGGATGGTAATCGCACCAAAAACGGAGCATGGGATGAGGGCCGTCTTCAAGTGCAAGGACGGGTTCGAGCTCATTCTCAAAGGCGACTCGCACTACGTTCAGTGCAGCTTCGGAAATTGGACAGGCGAGATTCCGTACTGTCGTGAAGTTTTTTGTCCGTTTCCGGGTTTCATACCGAACGGTAAAGTGTTGCTGGTCGGCAACATGGGAGTCTACGACTTACGGCCTTATGTCAAGAAGATTGTTAACAACAAACAGATCATGTACGACTGCGACCGAGGGTACGTCTTGAGTGAAGGAGCTCCTGGAGCAACTTGCATCGGTGGCCACTGGAGCCCGAAGGAGTTGCCCAAATGCGTGCTGGGTCAGCATCCTCGACTACGATGGAGCCGAAGAAAGAGGTCTTTAATCGGCAAGAAGCGCAAGGCTGGTCACGATTCTTGGCAGCATAACAGAATTaaagaattctttttcaacaagatgaggaagaaatttctttatttcaaattctattCAGCGTTAAATCGGCAGCACCGGAAATTGAAAGCGGTGCTTTCACTCTAAATAGATGGTTCAAGATGGGTAGCTGAAAGTACGAGATGCTGTAGAGGATGATGAGCAGATAATAAACTCTAGACAAGTGTAAAACTTGTCAGAACATTATTAAAAACAGCTTTTTCCAATCCGGAGATGTCGACAACCTCAACTAGGAGATCTGACTTCAAGCATATCATGCggtttattgaaaataaaggaGTTAAGAATTATCGCACAAGTAGGACAAAATATTACGCTCAAATACGTGCGGGTagaaatttattcagtgtACATTTAGGATTAAAATGCCGACTTGCTAATTCTCAAAGAAATTTCCCATATTGTGATAACCGGTAAATTATACGCGTCAGGTTAGTGTAATAATAAGTGAGTTCAATAGTTTCACATATCCAATAGGCATCACACgtattttaataaatgaatctTTTCGTAATCCAGTTCGTGTCGCCCACAAATCCAGTCCAGTTTCATCACCTTATTTCTGCTTGACAAGCGTGTTTAGAAGAGTAAAGTACGTAGCTGCAGCACTAACAATCTGCAAGGATCGTAGCACGAGATCAGATAAGCTAGTGACCGtaatcaaataataaatatgacaCAATTTTATATCATCGGTATGCTTACGGTAGTTAGCTGAGGCAGATCAAGTCTGAAAAATCCATTAGCTGTAAAGCGAAATGCTTTTTGGGATCGAAGCATCAGAAATTTCAACTGATTGCAAATTTGCTTTCCGAAACATAGCCACGGACAGTTGTAAGCAGCGATTGCTAATAACTCGGTCTTGTCATGAAAATTAAAGCTAGTTATATCGCTCCGTTTATCATGGctaggtataataatacacaagAATTATTTCAGCTGtctgaaaaattctaaatgaGATACGTGAAAACAATCATGAAAGTGAATAGTGATAGCAAACAGCACTGTCATTTTTGTAACTGGTAATGAGCTCACTCACCTCGTTGCTCAACATAGTTGAGCACCCACAATAAATTGCACTTTCAGTCAGGAGTACAACACCGTGTGACAATTGTCCtaatgtttcgaaaaattgaccGACAGCGAGCATCTAAAAAATCGAAGAGTCCAATTCAGTGTGGGTAAAAGTTAATTTAAACCTTGATTGAGCAACtctttacaaaaattcatactCTCTAAATATGAAACAGTTATAAGTATAATGCCACTGGAAAAAACCAGTGAAtaatcagtaaaaaaaaatggtggaGTCACTGAATCTTGAATGGAtatgcagtttttttttttttttgcagtggTTCACTTATATCTAGAAATCAGTGAATTTTCTCTAATTCAAATTTAGATGGATGAGAGAGTACACTTGGATTAAAATGCAATCTTTGATTTTCATGTACTGTTGATCTACCTGTTGTATCTGGTGAAGAGATAGACAAATCGTGAGAGACGTTACGAGCATTGATGCGAAGAATATTggacgaaatattttttctactctctCGCACAACCTGTAGGTATGTGGATGATAAGAACGATATATTCTGTATTGAATGTATAGTATAAGTACTAATTCTCAAACACTAGGATAAATAGGCTTATATACAGCGTATTCAGATAAATCAATACTCATCCATTCAAAACACTTACAAGTACAATTCATTCTGACGATTGACAATCTTGGACAGCCTTAGAGATACTTTACATTTTTGTTCGTCCGAAACAGCTGTCGACGTAGTTTGTTCAATAATATATTCTAAATCGTATTGAAGAAGCTGCGAATAGTTGCAAAATGTTTCAAGATTTACTTACTCTTTATTATTCACTCAAGTGTTTGCTTGCGTGAGGTTTTTTAAGTAGCTGGATTTTAAATACCTTAAAATGAAGACACAGGTGAGTTTGCAGCTGGAAAAACAACGTATCCGTTGATGCTAGGTAAATTAAAAAGAACACTGTTATAGCGTGTTCGACGATCATCACTGGAATGTAATTGCCAACATAATTAATGTCGAAGGGATATTTCACGGGCATAATGGTCGTGAAATTGTACGCGTTATTAACTGTTTTTGATTCAAAATACTGTTCCAACAGAAccctgaaaacaaaaaaccatCACAATTGCGCAATCTACAATTACCAGTACAGATTTCACCTACTTGTAAGGATTTAGATGAAAAACAGCGGACATTAACATGCAtgttatgaaataaaaaatggtcaTATGATAGGCCTTCTTCGCCTTGGTCAGCATGACGGTTCTATTTTGCTCCACCTGATACCGGTCCTCCCACATCACCGATAAGCTTAGCAAAATCTCGCGGAGCTGCTTAGCCTGGAAAATGAGACTGAGTCCCTGCAAGAATATTCAACAACTCGGTGAATAATAACTAATGTTGTTGCGGATCTTGGAAACAACACTTATACTACAAGGTCaagatcatttttcaaataataaccAATGACATTACTTATGCCTGAGTTTTAACAATAAACTATTAccccattttattttattatttcgtcccaatatttaattattcttaaTCTGTACGTTTGAAATTAGATAAATGCGAATGAAGTAATCAACTGATTTCACAATTATCGCTCATTGGTATACCTTAGTTGTTGCCAAATATCCAGAAAATATTGCACCAATTCCACGAACGGTaatttcctcgtcgattttGAGATTTACAATCACTTGATGCCATTCGCCAACAGACCAAACAGTTAAAAAAGCTAATGTCACTAACCCTAGTGGACGTTTCAACAAATGTTGATCGCCGGAACTTCCTCCAGCTTTCAATAACAACACATTGAGACTCAAGAAATGATCATACTGTTTCTTGGCTTCAGAATCAATCATGGTATCTAGTACTTAGATGTTCAACGGGTCAAGTTTGAATGCACAATGCTAGTTCAAACGTAAATCATCTATTGTCCATTACGTATTTTGCTTGAACAACGATAAAGTGGACTAAATTCGACGGGTGATTATTATGCGTACATTGCATGAGTACTTAATGACAGCCAATTATTTCGGCCAGTTGTGGTATATTAAACTGGAAGAGAAAGTTCAAAACTTTATGTATGGTTTGCTTAGCGTTGCAAATAAGTTCAGctgttaaaaaacaaatagtTTGAAAACTGAGTACCGACGCAACGGCAAGTTGCCGCGCATTGAAACCCACGTGGTAAGGTCAATGGTACTCAATCACATCTTTATtcgaagaatttaaaaatctagGATTGTTAATCGGCAATGtgaaaatatagagaaaatgAAGGAGCGAGATGAAGTAGCTGATGGCATATTTGGACTATACGCAATCGATTTCTGTTAGAAAATTAAGTCGACgtagtgcatcaaagaattgattccagcaattatgaaaatcgtaaaaattttcagcaacaATTCAAAGGGATAAAGGGGGCTTACCTTTTTTTGGaccgaaaaattataatcacaattgatttgtatgaccctttcctgactaatcggacccccaggaactcagaaaatgcagggaaaagagcgtgggatcaacaggagagaaaatacgaaggaaaaagcacctgctgaaaaatgtcgaaattacaggttttcgttttttggctgtaacttatgatgcgttgatcgcagagtattgggactgcgcccaatcgatttctctcgcaaaattacgtcggtatagtgcatgaaagaattaattccagcacttttcaaaatcgcgaaaattttcgccgaaaatgcaaaggggttagccttactttttcttcatttttggagccgaaaattttcggacTCAGATTGGATctaaatgaccctttcctgactaatcggacccccagaaactcagaaaacgcagcgaaaagaccgtgggatcaacaggagagaaaatacgaaggaaaaagcacctgctgaaaaatgtcgaaatcacaggttttcgttttttggctgtaacttatgatgcgttgatcgcagagtattgggactgcgcccaatcgatttctctcgcaaaattacgtcggtatagtgcatgaaagaatttattccagcacttttcaaaatcgctaTACCCTCAGCCCAAAAAGGTATCGTCCAGCCTAAAATTCTATCaccagaacaaattatttccagccTTAAACATATCCCTCACCCGCGTTGTACAAAACCCCGAATTCCTACGCGCCATGCCATCCACCACCCGCACCTAGAAATAATACCATTTCCCGATGACCTGCCTACTCGCTCTTCGTCGCTGCTCCGGACCCAatcggaaattgaaatgacgGAACTAGGCATACCTAAGCCGCGTAAATTGCTCCCCGAGCAAAGCCTTAACGATAGCTCCGAACCACTCGAAGTCTGGCGCTAAGCCCTCCACTATTAGCAATTATATTCTTTCATTGCCTTATTCTGCCCATAATAATCTGCAGCCATAATATAATCATCAGCACGTTGCATAAGTTTCGTTTATAACATACACAATATCTATCATATATACCACCACATTTATAAGATGTCATatagaaatttcttttattcaaatgtatactgacccacttaaacgcgcactaacatctaggcgctatattttaagacccttctttgtaatattctgtaagtgattcagtacgataagatgtcatttataaatttttttttttttattcaaatgtatactaacccacttaaacgcgcactaacatctaggcgctatattttaagacccttctttgtaatattctgtaagtgattcagtacgataagatgtcatttataaatttttgttttattcaaatgtacaCTAACCCACTTAAACGGGCACTAACATCTAGGCGCTAGATTTTAAGAGctttctttgtaatattctgtaagtgagTCACTACGTTTCATGGCATTCCGCTTCCGTCCGAACATCCTATTTCGTACCCTCACCGAATGTTCTTCCCCAAGGGGGGGCGTGTTACGTCTaccagacttcatattcctttcccacgctcttagttaccttacgctctgtagtctactcttatcgttcgcgagtcagcaggttctcctgtaactcgcggctagcttgcctgctACATCCCGCAAAACCAGGCAGATCCATCCCAgcgctcaagcaagacacctatccctctaaaccaagaccataccc
It encodes the following:
- the LOC124303865 gene encoding fas apoptotic inhibitory molecule 1 produces the protein MSASRPTARWSVPLSDGIHVVEFEHGTATGRRVVKIDGQTLIHRDWMFRLVGDEVVTLGNTKFVICVDPLPGLRYSYTLLVNNKTYANFIQSQSKVLQTWLTQVGEQHFRIVLDKAKQSVWINGKQIDVENEFVDGGAEMLFSVGGAPAVIRALSSGHRTTGVSHTLFLNGIEVTEQQLLPQMETRARVKK
- the LOC124302525 gene encoding coiled-coil domain-containing protein 113-like; translation: MSFRRGSILSVSSRMTFMDDEPHFEDLTDDELRDTLEQAIQHNRYLQLENEIFERYLQRHDPQSVQVMTQVLESAKHAQRVASQMIPIASALSLTSEKLGRGTSMSGSTLTFTGSRRTITNQILPRGFRISISHRIEMAENEIAEMRKSLGELETLAAKTRANLRAQMEEVDLRIRETNEARAELEENVVKNGVDPLTGRIPAEKFVRFMEEWLRAADAIIEKLRLKSASLKAQISKAKHQLAQKEELGETLHPIDFEQLAIENHKYQEKIDRKNHHLLQMKKITGRCSLSLSNHKQKLAEQMAVLKSIKKEIARKQAQIEKFNNEEHRTAIDSEKAANQLRQITELMGEYTVPDLIEFVKMQDELAEMQRTYKRLQRHHEVQQNAIKAFKNQSKAEPDIIQSKKYKESRVKYEV
- the LOC124302524 gene encoding protein lev-9-like; this translates as MKPRGISLLLLILCCHAILSGSTKYQQTSADDEDDRDEDEDEDDSSEGYQKPEVDDDGRIYKNPRNSPSSMCPRDEEQADRLNQKCLRKCLTDEDCKSKKKKCRCDGACGMSCIKPDRECPELQEISYAMMTVTGRFFGDTVQYVCDPSYFAVGLSVRSCRADGQWTGSTPSCKKDNNTFCGEPPKVTNARNNALPEQTTFDLDSTVRYFCNHGYATDGFLIAKCLTKNKNPATWFGPDISCKPKDCGPPTNIANGWHAGECYIYNCRVSYHCAQDFEMVGKEEKVCTADGTWTPKESPQCVQVSSVQCPPPQNPRNGKAIYTSCAFNAIVSYECRYGFAVVGDTTRRCLADKKWSGEPPVCEEINCGDPGTLYNGWIENIESGTGLGATIIFRCNPHMKLEGNASSVCQIDGHWRYPVPRCLAPCIVPKIQKGHVSVATRADDRINNVSVVEHGERLVVDCQTNYEFPSNRTPVECNNGTWTVIPRCKPARCKQMPRVPRNGMVIAPKTEHGMRAVFKCKDGFELILKGDSHYVQCSFGNWTGEIPYCREVFCPFPGFIPNGKVLLVGNMGVYDLRPYVKKIVNNKQIMYDCDRGYVLSEGAPGATCIGGHWSPKELPKCVLGQHPRLRWSRRKRSLIGKKRKAGHDSWQHNRIKEFFFNKMRKKFLYFKFYSALNRQHRKLKAVLSL
- the LOC124302891 gene encoding odorant receptor 47a-like — protein: MIDSEAKKQYDHFLSLNVLLLKAGGSSGDQHLLKRPLGLVTLAFLTVWSVGEWHQVIVNLKIDEEITVRGIGAIFSGYLATTKGLSLIFQAKQLREILLSLSVMWEDRYQVEQNRTVMLTKAKKAYHMTIFYFITCMLMSAVFHLNPYKVLLEQYFESKTVNNAYNFTTIMPVKYPFDINYVGNYIPVMIVEHAITVFFLIYLASTDTLFFQLQTHLCLHFKLLQYDLEYIIEQTTSTAVSDEQKCKVSLRLSKIVNRQNELYLLCERVEKIFRPIFFASMLVTSLTICLSLHQIQQMLAVGQFFETLGQLSHGVVLLTESAIYCGCSTMLSNETELLAIAAYNCPWLCFGKQICNQLKFLMLRSQKAFRFTANGFFRLDLPQLTTIVSAAATYFTLLNTLVKQK